CGGTCGCGATGACGATGCACACAAACAACATCGCCGTCTGACAGCAGAACTTGTCGGCCAGGTAGCTCAGCACAGGAAGCAGTGTCATGTTTAGTAGAGGGTTCGCCGAGATGAGGATGCCAATCTCATACGGAGAAAACTCCTTCGCTTGAAAGATGCGACTGTAGAAGGCGCAAATGCCACTGCCGAAGGAAGAACTAAAGTACCCAATGATGGCGGGCATCACGTTCACAACAACTGtagtcgccgcagcagtcgctggGGTGCCAGAGGTGAAGTCGCTTGGGTCGGCGGCCTCTGTGCTCCGTCCAGGGCCTGCCGAcactgccgttgccgtgGTGGACACCGCCGtcttgctgttgccgccagCAAAGCTGATGTTGGTGGAAAAGACAGCGCTGTGGATGTCGGCTTCGACGCATGATCGGCTTGGTGAGTTGGGAGCTGAGATGAGAATGGACCCATCGGTCATGGTGGGCTCGACCATGGCGAGCGTGACAGAGGCGCAGCTACCGCAGGTGTCAACGCTGAGGCTATCACTACCGGACTCACTTCCCCCGCATCTGCCAcacaacagcgacggcggcggcatctcgTCTACACAGTCCGATGCATCAAGCACTTAGTACGAGACAGGCTGAGatcgagggaaagagaaagcgaagtcaacccgcagcagtggcagtgcgCGTCTTTTTCAAAGcactaccccccccccgcagcGACACAGTACAACCTCACACGCCGTCACTTCAAGACGACTAGACGAAAAACAAACATAAGTGAGAATACACATACACAGTCAAGAATGAAATGGAATGGTTGTGAGGGGAAGGCGGGCCAGCGCAGTTAACGGGTGAGTGTTACGCACAAAGAATGTCTCGCAACAAAGTAGGGAGGTGAAGAGACGGAAGTACGTGATGTGCATGGCGGCCACTCCTGCTAGTCGGATGCGCTTTTCAGTATTCTTCCACATTGGGGGCGAAAACTTCTCCACGTCTTCGCTAGTCTTGTGGGTCGCACTTTTCCTTCATGCAGACTGTTCGGCGTGGCCTGACCTCGTCCCACCACTGGCGACAGGAGGAACATCGCCAGGGCTTTGAACAAACGAAATTCCGGTATCTttctggggggggggggagcgcaCCATCAAATGCTGGGCTTCTTGCGAGATGGGCCGCGACGCATTGGTGCACTCTCGCAAGTGTGCTTACAGTTAGTGGCGGGGAGTCTTTGTTGCGCAGTCCGTGTAGACAGTTCCACGcgctcaaaaaaaaaaaaacgggcGAGGCGACTTGTCAGCAGGCTCGCTTCCGAACCACTGGGAGCAGGGGAAGCCGCAGGGCGACACATTGACGGGTGCGCAATTcaggggagaaagaaaaaccGACAGTGTAAACGAGAAGGAAACAAAACTGAATGATGAAGCAACGGATGAGTACCGTACAGAAGGAAGGATCACTGGCGAAGAAATCATGACCACATGGAGGTGCCGCGAGCATACTGTGTACTGTTGTAGTACAAGTGTTTTGTCTCGGCGAAAAAGAAGCAACGATAAAATATCCTCGGTCTTTTCACATCTTTATCGGCAGTTCCTCTCGGctaaaaaacaaaaagggggcgGAAAAACTCGGAGCACAGAGAGTGCAGTCGCGTCCTCTTTGGCGTACCAGATAAGAGAGacggaaaaagaggaagagcacccCACTGCGTAGCGACACAAAAATAGATGGTTGGGGTGTGTTTTCAAACCCTTTGGGAGTCGGTGGCGGATGGAGAGCGACCGGATTCCACTACTTCCCCCGAGAttcgtggtgctgcgcaaaGGTGTGGATAAACAGGGGTGTCAAGGGAGAAAGTTCCAGTTCCGTTGAGTTACACCCACATGGCCTCGTACGCAATCCTAACTGGTCGGTGTCCCCTGCCATATTGCTCGCCTTCATGTGTAACTTACTCATCCCTGGCCCGCTTTGTCCGAACCTCATTCGAAACGTATGCCCAATTTTTAGCGATACGCTCTTACCTCAGAGGGTTTGTGCGTTGGGCTCACCAACACGCAAACAGTCATTCTCAcgaaagaagaaacaaagaaggcGAAGCGCAGATTCGGCTGtctacacacgcgcatgaAAGAACGAAACGGGCGTATCAGCGAAGCAACTCTTTAAGCGAGGAAAGACGACAGAGAATGTGGCATAGGTGAGGATGAGGGTGATGGCGACAAAGTATGGAGAAAGCCGCTAGCAGCAAGGAAGTAAAAGGGGCGCCGATGCTGGGAGCAAAACAGATGGAAGTGACACAGATTGACCTAAGAAGACTGAGTAGCTTCCTTGGGGaggtgaaagggagaagcagagagaacaTCCCTCAGCTCActcttcattttttttccggATAGAAAGCGAACcgcgtggctgcgctgctttaCCGCACCTCAGCAGAGCTGTTAGTGTTggtcttctttctcttgtgcaCGTTGTAGTACAGTGGAGGAGAAACGTGAGAAATTAGGCTCGGTTTCACCCAAATCTTGAAGAGTGAGTACTGTGCGATGTGCTCGAGCGCGGTTACCTGAATGCGTACGTTTCCGCTGTGAGTCACCTTGGCGAACAAAACGCCAATGCCCATTAGATTAGTCTTGAAGAGACACAGCTAGCAAGCGTTTCGAGGCGCAGAGGCATGCACCAAAGTACGATTCTTGTGGAGGCGAAGTacgtgctcctcctctccctttcgctccAGGAATTGCGTTGTATTTTCCCCAATGTACTGTGCACGCTTGTCGAAGAGTTCCTTCGTCTCCTCATCGGTGAGAGACCGCATTCTCTAATGCCAGACAGAGGGGGGATCTTCAGCCTAGAAAGAGTGGCGGCCGAAGGGTGGAGCAACTACCGAGTTGCATTGAGGCAGACAACTTGAAGCGCAGAAGAGAGTAAGTTGTAGGTGATGCGAAGAGAACGGCGTCATTTAGGAGAAAGGAGCAGTAAAAAAGCGGAGAGTGGAAAGAATCACAGTTCAGACACCTGCTCGCCAAAACAGCGCAGACAAAAGTGTGATTGAGTTACTCCAATGATTAGGAGTGACTTACTTTGCATTGGTTTAGTATTCGATGAGGAGAACAAGTAGAGCGCAAGCAGGCGGTAGTGGCGCTTGCTGAGCAGAGGTACACAAAAGTAcggcgcgctgccgtcacaTAAGAATGCAGTTGCCGTGATTTTCGCGAGCTTTTTTCCAGTTCGATCTGAGCCTTTGATACACTCACCAGTGCCTTGTCGACATTGTAATCGATCCTGTCCAGCATCGACCCCTGATCGACTACCATGGTGTGAAGATCCTCGAACATGCGGTGAATCTCTTGGATGCTATCGGGGATATCCTTGATCTCCTTGTTCGTTTGATCCCGTTGCATATCCTCGATCAGGAAAGCCTGTATGTCCTGCTCTGTGATGCCCATTTGGAGAAATTGCGCaactctctcctcttgctgGACAGTTTCGTAGGCAGCGTCGCTTCCAATCTTCGTGTATTTGTTAGATTTCTGCTCTCGACGGCGCAACAGTGCTCCAAATATTTTCTGGACGGACTGGAACTGTAGCGCAAGCTCCTTGAAGCGAGTTGTTAGCTGCGTCTGGATGC
This DNA window, taken from Leishmania panamensis strain MHOM/PA/94/PSC-1 chromosome 34 sequence, encodes the following:
- a CDS encoding Qa-SNARE protein, putative (TriTrypDB/GeneDB-style sysID: LpmP.34.3330~partially sequenced multicopy gene), which encodes MGLIIRDRFIEFAERRTAVHTKYGRSESTVPQTPTERLFIVPLWSRLPADFEENALALSHQIDELHSMHFLFLEPKLRRKEEEDQLHTLIDKQTAEIQAVLKMLEHTIVVGAQLKTTYSEEEVRIVKSIQTQLTTRFKELALQFQSVQKIFGALLRRREQKSNKYTKIGSDAAYETVQQEERVAQFLQMGITEQDIQAFLIEDMQRDQTNKEIKDIPDSIQEIHRMFEDLHTMVVDQGSMLDRIDYNVDKALVSVSKAQIELEKSSRKSRQLHSYVTAARRTFVYLCSASATTACLRSTCSPHRILNQCKVSHS